From a region of the Dictyostelium discoideum AX4 chromosome 2 chromosome, whole genome shotgun sequence genome:
- a CDS encoding EGF-like domain-containing protein: MKNINIIILLFLLNVYNINCQSLNIIDVSLGSNSLYPLTSDQIVCYLQLEIQVISTFSGWYSFSIPYSSDPYFPNSNYVLTSPVSNSTNTIFIYQNQPIPYGTHSFTIYSDLLLYNGTGFVQILTSSFQTEYTCNRIDVNLIQLNFIPTIRSFDPNSMRMGVLKVNGLHNSCTLSTSIGFLPDGGSNNYWVLNFQTPLSIATNSLNLTIWFADKTFYIDIPSIYKTFIGSFSPITLYPNQINITRFGINEFPLFSFTVDSKDYPYIFYDRDVRSPVVIAYGSNDNYTYIGILSNSGALTQTGIYALQGDNINLINNVTTDISSFVTNVIPSTGTVSNFSKIGSSNIFSVSFDGFQSYDLNDYQITFQTLYSITQWPFGFSGSNKNFTFDASFLLSQNSSLGDQSMLSIFPLNNYGTQFSVYIPLNYPENGVSSRIIITDFKVIHLFDFKYIVRMAFIINGQPYPLTSISINDKIYKYENLASGDLSNGVFEFIWDYKFYINTISIRTFANNVYTLNSNDFYSIGPNKRITFPTFKTYDISSIKDITFLYNNVNITNKSVSNIMYFKINGFNPQNQTAPTICLLLVDPVSTFAPTLEPDSGKYCSKWNKVMGVFQIEFIIPSNTLSGVLPYNLIFNQYYSIESSTLSNSSQLFIYSNYFDAYGPIFSEFKNKTINSTTFGWEFYIEDSINGFDHGEIIVRGDLDSSIYKFYLTINNLLIGNKYRGKYEILINLQTNVCASQNYIITNVNLYDTQSNIAIHTRLNGYKYDSVKTPFINYLDNSDILLFNLQCGSFIDDTPPLLKSFEMINLINVNQSLIFNFEAQDIESGLKYAQYPIVYATTLHTGIIECVSKIVSINSTYAKYRCDMELPFGFAYGHDVIFTVYGFVNNGGYYSGYSYDKLVEMGLNHSITSMNIYWKLVITNSSSITPSGGDLWVMGKSFSNFIFKSVNVIYSDTSLTPDNLKPIDSSFYSSVFLISGIKATNKSFTIQIISTNGNSNIYTVQPINFLYDYIDTNQPPPTNPPQKCIGSPVCGGLDHGYCNGLQGCVCYSPWVGLGCTSKVVVIPPPKLNSTTPTSELPVLGEGENNNSTNILFKSLVSIVSLRELNFQGNVVNEFKFEKWIYSEINSNKHQYFTSINVPSTTLNSNETTSTNIMATIQWFPNQTNIQFANQLLTMNPSTVKYTIEIGSYNFKNKLNQLQLVLSASMDSSNTNNICSKSEFGNTNSDDNSNYVKIQVDNHSLYGRFIKRAIIDSQVISIENEQLDSSMNPINSASSSQSFIGITIPYYRFGITLDPDFSVLVDDKSVSSGDDSICSKSSSLTNGQLAGIIVGATIFASICIVALIILIKKRRHLLLLLRAKDIVLAVRKPNYSNN, encoded by the exons atgaaaaatataaatattattattttattatttttattaaatgtttaTAATATCAATTGTCAAagtttaaatataattgatgTATCTCTTGGGAGTAATAGTTTATATCCTTTGACATCGGATCAAATTGTTTGTTATCTTCAATTAGAAATTCAAGTAATTTCCACATTTAGTGGTTGGTATTCATTTAGTATACCATATTCAAGTGATCCTTATTtcccaaattcaaattatgtTTTAACATCTCCCgtttcaaattcaactaaTACGATTTTTATATATCAAAATCAACCAATACCTTATGGGACTCATTCATTTACGATATATTCAGATTTACTACTTTATAATGGTACAGGTTTTGTTCAAATCCTTACAAGTTCTTTTCAAACTGAATATACATGTAATA gaattgatgtaaatttaatacaattaaatttcATACCTACAATAAGATCATTTGATCCCAATTCAATGAGAATGGGTGTGTTAAAAGTAAATGGATTACATAATAGTTGTACTCTTTCGACatcaattggttttttacCAGATGGaggttcaaataattattgggttttaaattttcaaactCCTTTATCAATTGCTaccaattctttaaatttaacaatttgGTTTGCtgataaaactttttatatTGATATACCGTCAATATATAAAA cATTTATTGGTAGCTTTAGTCCTATTACACTATAtccaaatcaaattaatattactagaTTTGGAATTAATGAATTTCCATTATTCTCTTTTACTGTGGATTCTAAAGATTATccatatatattttatgaTAGAGATGTAAGAAGTCCAGTAGTAATTGCATATggttcaaatgataattataCGTATATTGGTATTTTAAGTAATTCTGGTGCATTAACTCAAACTGGTATATATGCACTACAAGGTgacaatattaatttaattaataatgttaCAACAGATATTTCAA gcTTTGTTACAAATGTGATACCATCAACAGGAACCGtttcaaatttttcaaaGATTGGTTCatcaaatatattttcagTATCATTTGATGGATTTCAAAGttatgatttaaatgattacCAAATAACATTTCAAACTTTATATTCAATAACTCAATGGCCATTTGGTTTCTCTGGATCAAATAAGAATTTTACATTTGATGCATCATTTTTATTGTCACAAAACTCATCATTAGGAGATCAAAGCATGTTATCAATTTTtcctttaaataattacGGAACTCAATTTAGTGTATACATACCTTTAAATTACCCTGAAAATGGTG tAAGTTCacgtattattattacagaTTTTAAAGTGATTCATTTGTTTGATTTCAAATATATTGTTAGAATGGCCTTTATAATTAATGGTCAACCTTATCCTTTGACATCTATttcaataaatgataaaatatataaatatgaaaatttGGCATCAGGTGATTTGAGTAATGgtgtttttgaatttatttggGATTATAAATTCTACATTAATACGATATCCATTAGAACTTTTGCAAATAACGTTTAtactttaaattcaaatgatttttacTCAATAGGCccaaataaaagaattacTTTCCCTACttttaaaa cATATGATATTAGTTCAATAAAAGATATTAcctttttatataataacgtcaatataacaaataaatcagtttcaaatataatgtatttcaaaattaatggaTTTAATCCACAAAATCAAACTGCACCAACAATTTGTCTTTTATTAGTGGACCCAGTTTCAACATTTGCTCCTACATTAGAACCAGATTCTGGAAAATATTGTTCGAAATGGAATAAAGTTATGGGTGTAtttcaaattgaatttattatacCTTCAAATACACTTTCTGGAGTTTTACCAtacaatttaatatttaatcaatattattcaattgaaaGTTCAACactttcaaattcttcacAACTCTTTATATATTCAAatt aTTTTGATGCTTATGGACCAATATTtagtgaatttaaaaataaaacaattaatagtACAACATTTGGATGGGAATTTTATATTGAAGATTCAATTAATGGATTTGATCATGGTGAAATTATAGTTAGAGGTGATTTAGATAGTtcgatttataaattttatttaacaataaataatttattaattggtaataaataTAGAGGAAAAtatgaaatattaattaatttacaaacTAATGTTTGTGCATcacaaaattatataataacaaATGTGAATTTATATGATACACAATCAAATATAGCAATACATACAAGATTGAATGGTTATAAATATGATTCGGTAAAAACaccttttataaattatttagataATTCAGACAttttactatttaatttacaaTGTGGTAGTTTTATTGATGATACTCCGCCactattaaaatcatttgaaatgattaatttaataaatgtaaatcaaagtttaatatttaattttgaagcACAAGATATTGAATCTGGTTTAAAGTATGCTCAATATCCAATTGTTTATGCAACCACTTTACATACTGGTATAATTGAATGTGTTTCAAAAATtgtatcaattaattcaacctATGCTAAATACAGATGTGATATGGAATTACCTTTTGGCTTTGCTTATGGTCATGATGTAATTTTCACAGTTTATGGGTTTgttaataatggtggttaTTATTCTGGTTATTCATATGATAAGTTGGTTGAAATGGGGTTAAATCATAGTATCACATCAATGAATATATATTGGAAATTAGTGATTACCAATTCAAGCTCAATAACGCCAAGTGGTGGAGATTTATGGGTAATGGGTAAaagtttttcaaattttatttttaaaagtgtAAATGTAATTTATTCAGATACTTCATTGACAcctgataatttaaaaccaattgaTAGTTCATTCTATAGTAGTGTATTTTTAATAAGTGGTATTAAAGCAACCaataaatcatttacaattcaaattatttcaacaaatggtaattcaaatatttatacAGTTCAACCAATTAATTTCCTTTATGATTATATTGATACAAatcaaccaccaccaacaaacCCACCACAAAAATGTATAGGTTCACCAGTATGTGGAGGTTTAGATCATGGTTATTGTAATGGGCTACAAGGATGTGTATGTTATTCGCCATGGGTTGGATTAGGTTGTACTTCAAAAGTTGTAGttataccaccaccaaaattaaattcaacaacaccaacatctGAATTACCAGTATTAGGTGaaggtgaaaataataattcaacaaatatattatttaaatcattagtatcaattgtatcattaagagaattaaattttcaaggTAATGTtgtaaatgaatttaaatttgaaaaatggatttattcagaaatcaattcaaataaaCATCAATATTTTACAAGTATAAATGtaccatcaacaacattaAACTCGAATGAAACTACTAGTACTAATATTATGGCAACAATTCAATGGTTCCCAAATCAaacaaatattcaatttgCTAATCAACTATTAACAATGAATCCATCAACTGTTAAAtatacaattgaaattggtagttataattttaagaataaattaaatcaacttcAACTAGTTTTATCAGCATCAATGGATTCAAGTAATACTAATAACATTTGCTCAAAATCTGAATTTGGTAATACAAATTCCGATGATAATTCAAACTATGTTAAAATTCAAGTTGATAATCATTCATTGTATGGTAGATTTATAAAGAGAGCGATAATTGATTCTCAAGTgatatcaattgaaaatgaacaaTTAGATTCTTCAATGAATCCAATTAATAGTGCATCATCATCTCAATCATTCATTGGTATTACAATTCCATATTATAGATTTGGTATTACACTTGATCCTGATTTCTCTGTATTGGTTGATGATAAATCTGTTTCAAGTGGTGATGATTCCATTTgttcaaaatcatcatcattaaccAATGGTCAATTGGCTGGTATTATAGTTGGTGCCACTATATTTGCAAGCATTTGTATTGTTgctttaattattttaattaaaaaaagaagacatctcctattattattaagagCAAAAGATATAGTTTTAGCTGTTAGAAAAccaaattattcaaataattaa
- the racO gene encoding Rho GTPase: MKKEVKIVTVGDGLIGKTTLLMTYYTNEFNTRVYSSFDSEYLNPLTVIINDDVIEISLWENDGFDSDGVYKESPPFIKYQPNHINVFLLLFSISDRDSFNNCLTKWNFEIKQNYPSIPVVLCGIKTDLREEENLVYKNSIDNSHFISFSEGVNMANEIDAVGYYECSSLKKKGLSELFDVLAIVGYSNILTKKKDKIKFKNNNNNNNYNENNQNISDTENNDNNNNNNNNNNNNNNNNNNNNNNNNNNNNNNNNNENNNNSYKNHNNKTTNKCKIS, from the exons atgaaaaaagaagTAAAGATAGTGACAGTTGGTGATGGATTAATTGGTAAAACTACATTATTAATGACTTATTAtacaaatgaatttaatacaaGGGTATACTCTTCATTTGATTCAGAATATTTGAATCCATTGACAGtaataattaatgatgatgttaTTGAAATATCATTATGGGAGAATGATGGATTTGATTCTGATGGTGTATATAAAGAGTCTCCACCATTTATAAAGTATCAACCAAATCATATAAATGTTTTcttattactattttcaatttcagatagagattcatttaataattgtttaacaaaa tgGAATTTcgaaattaaacaaaactATCCAAGTATACCTGTTGTATTATGTGGTATTAAAACTGATTTAAGAGAAGAAGAAAACTTAGTGTATAAAAATAGTATAGATAACTCACATTTTATTAGCTTTTCAGAGGGTGTAAATATGgcaaatgaaattgatgcaGTTGGCTATTATGAATGTTCTTCCTTAAAAAAGAAAGGTTTGTCAGAGTTATTTGATGTTTTGGCAATTGTTGGTTATTCTAatattttaacaaaaaaaaaagacaaaataaaatttaaaaataacaataataataataattataatgaaaataatcaaaatataagTGAtactgaaaataatgataataataataataataataataataataataataataataataataataataataataataataataataataataataataataataataataataatgaaaataataataattcttataaaaatcacaataataaaactacaaataaatgtaaaatatcttga
- the valS1 gene encoding valine-tRNA ligase: MSEPKPTQPIKEIDEETKRKNEEKKKAKEAEKAEKLAKMKEKEAKQAAAKEKELQNKLKKEQEKKEKEAEEKEKQEAEEKIVREHIEKILKTPKGEKKDVSSLLSSYHPTAVESIWYDYWLDNGYFSPEKQMEIQPHVVKDKKFVIVIPPPNVTGSLHLGHALTNSIQDAVVRYHRMKGEVCLWVPGTDHAGIATQVVVEKKIWKENKITRHDLGREGFIKKVWEWKGEYGARIQGQLKKMGSSVDWSREVFTMDDQRSKAVNTAFIRMFNDGLIVRTTRLVNWSCALKTAISDIEVDFIDLEKHTKMSVPGHQGQYDFGVLFEFAYQVEGSGEELVVATTRIETMLADTAIAIHPDDTRYTHLHGKFAIHPLNGRKIPIITDSVLVDKDFGTGVVKITPSHDPNDYETALRHGLEFINLFTDEGLINENGGERFAGMKRFDARNAVVEALKEKNLFKGMKDNKMRLGLCSRSKDVIEPMIKPQWYVKCDDMAARAVKAVRDGDLKITPKTHEVTWYRWLEGIKDWCVSRQLWWGHRIPAYHCIIKGVKSNPYDTNQWVVGANQEEATQNAIEKFKLSSKDDILSLEQDPDVLDTWFSSGLFPFSVMGWPEQTQDMQDYYPTSLLETGSDILFFWVARMVMMGQQLTGKLPFEQVFLHAMVRDSHGRKMSKSLGNVIDPNDVIKGISLDELIAKLYEGNLDSKEIEKATSGVKSDFPTGIAECGTDAMRFALCAYTSQGRDINLDIQRVVGYRNFCNKIWNATRFAHMKLGDSFKPESFDASKLLQQSNAINLWILNAAQRAITLSEEGFKEYDFSKVTTAIYSFWLNEMCDVYLEMTKSIFSLEEDSPIKQKTKETLYTCIDIGLRLLHPFMPYLTEELYQSLPRRPEDVIPTIMLCPYPQSQSCWANSDIEEEMKQCQDIIKSIRSLRATYTIPASKKLHTYLHVKNQENLERFTKNSSFIRVLAYASELEVSISDESRPGCIVNVVNENVSTLLDVRGSVDFNLEIARLETKKQQLVKNYETLVSKTTIPSYDKVPQNIRDDNTQKIKALDEEINITNKTIESFTKLNI; encoded by the exons atgtcAGAACCAAAACCAACTCAACCAATCAAAGAGATTGATGAGGAAACTAAAAGAAAGAAtgaagagaaaaagaaagccAAAGAGGCAGAGAAAGCAGAGAAATTAGCAAAAATGAAAGAAAAGGAAGCTAAACAAGCAGCagcaaaagaaaaagaattacaaaataaacttaaaaaagaacaagagaaaaaagaaaaagaagctgaagaaaaagaaaaacaagaagCTGAAGAAAAAATTGTTAGAGAacatattgaaaaaattttaaaaacccCAAAGGGTGAAAAGAAag atgtttcaagtttattatcatcatatcATCCAACAGCAGTTGAATCAATTTGGTATGATTATTGGTTAGATAATGGATATTTTTCACCAGAGAAACAAATGGAGATTCAACCACATGTAGTTAAAGATAAAAAGTTTGTAATTGTTATTCCACCACCAAATGTTACAGGTAGTTTACATTTAGGACATGCATTAACCAATTCAATTCAAGATGCAGTTGTTCGTTATCATCGTATGAAGGGTGAAGTTTGTTTATGGGTACCAGGTACAGATCATGCAGGTATTGCAACACAAGTAGTTGTAGAGAAAAAGATTTGGAAAGAGAATAAGATCACTCGTCATGATTTAGGTCGTGAAGGATTTATAAAGAAAGTTTGGGAATGGAAAGGTGAATATGGTGCACGTATTCAAGgtcaattgaaaaagatgGGTTCATCAGTTGACTGGAGTCGTGAGGTATTCACAATGGATGATCAACGTTCAAAAGCAGTAAATACAGCATTCATTCGTATGTTTAATGATGGTTTAATCGTTAGAACCACACGTTTAGTCAATTGGTCATGTGCATTGAAGACTGCCATCTCTGATATTGAGGTAGATTTCATCGATTTAGAGAAACACACTAAAATGTCAGTACCAGGTCATCAAGGTCAATATGATTTTGGTGTACTCTTTGAATTTGCCTACCAAGTCGAAGGTAGTGGTGAGGAATTGGTAGTTGCAACCACTCGTATCGAAACTATGTTGGCAGATACAGCAATTGCCATTCATCCAGATGATACACGTTACACTCATCTTCATGGTAAATTTGCAATTCATCCATTGAATGGCCGTAAGATTCCAATCATTACCGATTCAGTTTTGGTAGATAAAGATTTTGGTACTGGTGTTGTCAAGATTACTCCATCACATGATCCAAACGATTATGAAACTGCACTTCGTCATGGTTTAGAGTTTATCAATCTTTTCACTGATGAAGGTTTAATCAATGAGAATGGTGGTGAACGTTTTGCTGGTATGAAACGTTTCGATGCTCGTAATGCTGTTGTTGAAGCATTGAAAGAGAAGAATCTTTTCAAGGGTATGAAGGATAACAAGATGAGATTAGGTCTTTGTTCACGTTCAAAGGATGTCATTGAACCAATGATTAAACCACAATGGTATGTTAAATGTGACGATATGGCAGCACGTGCCGTTAAGGCTGTTCGTGATGGTGATTTGAAAATCACTCCAAAGACTCATGAAGTAACTTGGTATCGTTGGTTAGAAGGTATTAAAGATTGGTGTGTCTCTAGACAATTATGGTGGGGTCATCGTATTCCAGCCTACCATTGTATTATCAAAGGTGTTAAATCAAATCCATACGATACCAATCAATGGGTCGTTGGTGCCAATCAAGAGGAGGCCACTCAAAATGCAATCGAGAAATTTAAACTTTCAAGCAAAGATGATATCTTATCATTGGAACAAGATCCAGACGTTTTAGATACTTGGTTCTCAAGTGGTTTATTCCCATTCAGTGTTATGGGTTGGCCAGAACAAACTCAAGATATGCAAGATTATTATCCAACAAGTCTCTTGGAAACTGGTTCCgatattttattcttttggGTTGCTCGTATGGTTATGATGGGTCAACAATTAACTGGtaaattaccatttgaaCAAGTTTTCCTTCATGCAATGGTTAGAGATTCACATGGTAGAAAAATGTCAAAATCATTGGGTAACGTTATCGATCCAAATGATGTAATTAAAGGTATCTCTTTGGATGAATTAATCGCTAAACTCTATGAAGGTAATTTAGATtctaaagaaattgaaaaagcaACCTCTGGTGTTAAATCCGATTTCCCAACTGGTATTGCAGAGTGTGGTACTGATGCAATGAGATTTGCCCTTTGTGCTTACACTTCACAAGGTCGTGATATCAATTTAGATATTCAACGTGTCGTTGGTTATCGTAATTTCTGTAATAAGATTTGGAATGCCACTAGATTCGCTCATATGAAATTGGGTGATTCTTTCAAACCGGAATCATTTGATGCCTCAAAACTTTTACAACAATCAAATGCTATCAATCTTTGGATTCTTAACGCTGCTCAACGTGCTATCACCCTCTCTGAAGAAGGTTTCAAAGAGTACGATTTTAGTAAGGTTACCACTGCTATCTATAGTTTCTGGTTGAATGAAATGTGTGATGTTTATCTCGAAATGACCAAATCCATTTTCTCACTCGAAGAAGATTCaccaattaaacaaaaaaccaAAGAAACCCTTTACACTTGTATCGATATTGGTCTTCGTTTATTACATCCATTCATGCCATACCTCACCGAGGAGTTGTATCAATCATTACCACGTCGTCCAGAAGATGTCATTCCAACCATTATGTTATGTCCATACCCACAATCTCAATCATGTTGGGCCAATTCTGACATTGAGGAAGAAATGAAACAATGTCAAGATATCATCAAATCAATTCGTTCACTTCGTGCTACCTATACCATTCCAGCCTCTAAAAAACTTCACACTTATCTTCACGTTAAAAATCAAGAGAATCTCGAACGTTTCACTAAAAACTCTTCATTCATTCGTGTTTTAGCTTATGCCTCTGAACTCGAAGTTTCCATTAGTGATGAATCTCGTCCTGGTTGTATCGTTAATGTTGTCAATGAAAATGTTTCAACCCTTTTAGATGTTAGAGGATCTGTTGATTTCAATCTTGAAATTGCTCGTCTCGAAACAAAGAAACAACAATTGGTCAAAAACTATGAAACTTTAGTTTCAAAAACTACCATACCTTCTTATGATAAAGTTCCACAAAATATCAGAGATGATAATactcaaaaaattaaagctttagatgaagaaattaatattacaaacAAAACCATTGAAAgttttacaaaattaaatatttaa
- a CDS encoding hypothetical protein (Similar to Oryza sativa (Rice). hydroxyproline-rich glycoprotein): MSGDSNYDIVKKEFFNLSHYVISIYDSLNIYCTSLKELYLGSDSFINTTSKCLEPDHPLSKYSLGIKSEIENSFNGWSNNQQENFQKLVNYLNGLESARLKIENFDNNGFRDFKLKTEIFKDVNNLFDSKSENFDIPLINIQFSFNSLFQSINSIHNSFSFILQQQIKFKSPVSSLQPVSQPISKPRPTSVILQNQQQQQQQQQNDNNNNNVQTTPIVPNRPTYKPPIQRPLSTNLNNVNNGNSNVGSLRAAPAPISSSNVEQPQKPVTPTYKPPTQRPLSTNLSSGVVRPAPIPISTSTEEPQKPVTPTYKPPTQRPLSTNLSNGVVRPAPIPISSSTEEPQKPVTPTYKPPTQRPLSTNLSNGVLRPAPPPSINSTPTSLPSQPTPNTFKKPNYIKPMPASQEQQHQQQQQQLQQQEQQSIKPQPTPSFQRPTPSFNKPSPSPSPSTLAQQTQTTDFQPQRPPPPSIQPQRPPPPSTQPQRPPPPSIQQQPVPVDNSYNKNEKKKDSLSLFGKKLSTAFKSLDVSSGSSSGRSSMMGFGFPTDMLGPKLEDIVNDFEYHKKKWDGYGKRFKLVKKYTQSIRWVGHGSAKIESGKPIPNQLITMILTTPITMQSQVITYSQVEFKNSRGNVVTPTIVEIPNSEVSIYQADFHGPQEFDEFFCENIVEADLFSINLEEIKSTQEQSPYVEPLSEKENEIYLVFTPTLNFNEPEFAQFIEREGLYPQIDGANQQQETLLCFAYRVSLYIKLHISYEISCGDQKPLVTINKGLGNCSSYSNLFCSIMRYNGIPCRIVSGVVSRKNNVIDEPHGQNEFYLPNIGWIPYNGAVMGGPNDNSIAFAKCFGDLYSYMIDTHINLSYDQQSKSEHTERQSICGEMVPTKCYFQHGSTPSFGAPKSEHEFTRIDNGGVLEF, encoded by the exons atgTCAGGAGATTCAAACTATGATATAGTTAAGAAagagttttttaatttatctcaTTATGTTATCTCTATATAtgattcattaaatatttattgtaCTTCTTTAAAAG aattatatTTAGGTTCAGATAGTTTTATAAATACAACAAGTAAATGTTTAGAACCAGATCATCCATTATCAAAATATAGTTTAGGTATAAAaagtgaaattgaaaatagcTTTAATGGTTGGAGTAATAATCAACAAGAGAATTTTCAAAAGTTggttaattatttaaatggtttAGAGAGTGCAAGATTAaagattgaaaattttgataataatggttttagagattttaaattaaaaactgaaatatttaaagatgTTAACAATCTATTCGATTCAAAATCTGAAAATTTCGATATCCCATTAATCAATATACAATTCTCatttaatagtttatttcaatcaattaattcaattcataatagtttttcttttatcTTACAACagcaaattaaatttaaaagtccAGTTTCATCTTTACAACCTGTATCACAACCAATTTCTAAACCAAGACCAACTTCTGTAATattacaaaatcaacaacagcaacaacaacaacaacaaaatgataataataataataatgttcaAACAACACCTATTGTACCAAATAGACCAACATATAAGCCACCAATACAAAGACCATTGTCtactaatttaaataatgttaataatggtaattctAATGTTGGTAGTTTGAGAGCTGCACCTGCTCCTATTTCATCTTCAAATGTTGAACAACCACAAAAACCAGTTACACCAACATATAAACCACCAACCCAAAGACCATTATCAACAAATTTAAGTAGTGGTGTTGTGAGACCTGCTCCTATTCCTATTTCTACTTCAACTGAAGAACCACAAAAACCAGTAACGCCAACATATAAACCACCAACACAAAGACCATTATCAACAAATTTAAGTAATGGTGTTGTGAGACCTGCCCCTATTCCTATTTCTTCTTCAACTGAAGAACCACAAAAACCAGTAACACCAACATATAAACCACCAACACAAAGACCACTATCTACAAATTTAAGTAATGGTGTTTTAAGACctgcaccaccaccatctaTAAATTCTACACCTACATCTTTACCTTCTCAACCCACACCtaatacatttaaaaaaccaaattataTAAAACCAATGCCAGCAtcacaagaacaacaacatcaacaacaacaacagcaactacaacaacaggAGCAGCAATCAATAAAACCTCAACCAACTCCATCTTTCCAACGTCCAACTCCatcttttaataaaccatcaccatcaccatcaccatcaactcTTGCTCAACAAACACAAACAACAGACTTTCAACCTCAAAGACCCCCACCACCATCAATTCAACCTCAAAGACCTCCACCACCATCAACTCAACCTCAAAGACCTCCACCACCatcaattcaacaacaaccagtTCCAGTTGATAATAgctataataaaaatgaaaagaaaaaggaTTCACTATCACTTTTTGGAAAGAAATTATCAACAGCATTCAAAAGTTTGGATGTTTCAAGTGGTTCTAGTTCTGGAAGATCTTCAATGATGGGATTTGGATTTCCTACTGATATGCTTGGTCCAAAACTTGAAGATATAgtaaatgattttgaatatcataaaaaaa aatgGGATGGATATggtaaaagatttaaattggTTAAAAAGTATACACAATCAATAAGATGGGTTGGCCATGGTAGTGCAAAGATTGAAAGTGGTAAACCAATTCCAAATCAATTGATTACAATGATTCTTACAACACCAATAACTATGCAATCACAAGTGATAACCTATTCACaagttgaatttaaaaattcaagaGGTAATGTCGTAACACCAACCATTGTTGAAATTCCAAATTCAGAGGTATCCATTTATCAAGCAGATTTTCATGGTCCTCAAGAGTTTGATGAATTCTTTTGCGAGAACATTGTTGAGGCGGATTTATTCTCAATCAATTTGGAAGAGATAAAGTCAACTCAGGAACAATCACCTTATGTTGAACCATTATCAGAGAAAGAgaatgaaatttatttagtttttacACCAACTTTGAATTTTAATGAACCAGAGTTTGCACAATTTATTGAAAGAGAAGGATTATATCCTCAAATTGATGGAGCAAACCAACAACAAGAGACATTGTTATGTTTTGCCTATAGAGTTAGTTTATATATCAAATTACATATCTCTTATGAGATCAGTTGTGGTGATCAAAAACCATTGGtaacaattaataaaggTTTAGGAAATTGTTCATCTTATTCAAATCTATTCTGTTCAATTATGAGATATAATGGTATACCTTGTAGAATAGTTAGTGGTGTGGTTTcaagaaaaaataatgtcATTGATGAACCTCATGGtcaaaatgaattttatttaccaAATATTGGTTGGATACCTTATAATGGTGCTGTAATGGGTGGTCcaaatgataattcaatCGCTTTTGCAAAATGTTTTGGTGATCTTTACTCTTATATGATTGATACTCATATCAATTTAAGTTATGATCAACAATCTAAATCAGAACATACAGAGAGACAAAGTATTTGTGGTGAAATGGTACCAACAAAATGTTATTTTCAACATGGTTCAACACCTTCTTTTGGTGCTCCTAAAAGTGAACATGAATTCACAAGAATTGATAATGGCGGAGTTTTagaattttag